Proteins from one Oncorhynchus gorbuscha isolate QuinsamMale2020 ecotype Even-year linkage group LG18, OgorEven_v1.0, whole genome shotgun sequence genomic window:
- the LOC124002729 gene encoding zinc finger protein 239-like isoform X4, producing MVLVDCRKTPGQSGTERREGQEEHGDMISLRDIPNRFSLSGRGLSSGEPQQHYDADKKEKSLSRSEHLKHQHRGTGKKPHHCCSVCGKSFAKQDLTNHEQIHTLEHASNTLKSHQRIHSGEGPYTCFDCGKYLNQSGAQTNHKHTGEKPYSCDQCGKSFNQSGSLTLHQRIHTGEKPYSCVQCGKSFNHSGNLTLHQRIHTGEKPYSCVQCGKNFSRSGSLTTHQRIHTGEKPYSCDQCGKSFSRSGDLTLHQRIHTGEKPYSCVQCGKNFSRSGSLTTHQRIHTGEKPYSCDQCGKSFSRSGDLTTHQRIHTGEKPYSCDQCGKSFARSGSLIKHQKAQTCFLSSPFSLAPVPDP from the coding sequence GGGACATCCCTAATCGTTTCTCTCTAAGTGGGAGGGGCTTATcatctggggagcctcaacaacattaTGATGCTGACAAGaaagagaagagtctctccagatcagaacacctcaaACACCAGCATAGAGGTACAGGGAAGAAACCTCACCACTGCTGCTCTgtctgtgggaagagttttgctaaACAAGATTTGACAAATCATGAGCAAATTCACACTCTAGAGCATGCATCTAATACCTTAAAATCTCATCAGAGAATTCATTCAGGGGAGGGGCCTTATACCTGCTTTGATTGTGGGAAATACTTAAATCAGTCAGGAGCCCAGACTAACCAcaaacacacaggagagaagccttatagctgtgatcagtgtgggaagagcttcaatcaATCAGGATCCCTGACTCTacaccaacgcatacacacaggagagaagccttatagctgtgttcagtgtgggaagagcttcaatcaTTCAGGAAACCTGACTCTacaccaacgcatacacacaggagagaagccatatAGCTGTGTTCAGTGTGGGAAGAACTTCAGTCGATCAGGATCCCTGACTAcacaccaacgcatacacacaggagagaagccttatagctgtgatcaatgtgggaagagcttcagtcGATCAGGAGACCTGACTCTacaccaacgcatacacacaggagagaagccatatAGCTGTGTTCAGTGTGGGAAGAACTTCAGTCGATCAGGATCCCTGACTAcacaccaacgcatacacacaggagagaagccttatagctgtgatcaatgtgggaagagcttcagtcGATCAGGAGACCTGACTAcacaccaacgcatacacacaggagagaagccttatagctgtgatcagtgtgggaagagttttgctcGTTCAGGGTCACTGATAAAACACCAGAAAGCACAAACATGTTTTCTttcatctcccttctctctggcACCGGTTCCAGATCCCTAA